Genomic segment of Acidimicrobiia bacterium:
GGGCCGTTCGACACCAGCCTCGGTGCAGGAACGGCGTCTGCGGGTGGTGAGGATCTCGACCTGTACATCGGGCTGCTCCGCGGTGGTCGCCGTCTCACGTACGAGCCGGCGGCGATCGTGTGGCACCGCCATCACGCCGACACCCGCCTGCTCGCGCGCCAGCTCTTCCACTACGGGACGGGCCTGTCGGCTGCGCTCACCAAGCAGCTCGTCGCGGTGCCCGAACGTCGCGACGTGCTGCGCCGTGTGCCGCGCGGCCTCGCGTATCTCGTGCGGACGGACTCGCCGAAGAACCGGGGCAAGGGCGGCGACTACCCGACGGCGCTCACGTTGCTCGAGCTGGCGGGTCTGGCGGCGGGGCCGCCCGCGTATCTGTGGGCGCGTGCACGTCGCGTCCTGGCATGACCGGGTCAGCCGGTCCCGTCCCCGTCGACGTCGTCCTCCTCGCGCCATTGCCATCGCTGGAGGATGTCGACGCGCACCCGCTCGACGGCGTCGTCGTCGACGCCCGGCGCGCGGAAGACGAGCCGCAGCTCGCGGGAGCCGTCCGCGCCGCGCACACGTCGGAACCGCAGTGCCTTGCGGCCGTCGAGGTACACCGTCACCGTGCGTCGTTGACGCGCACGCGTCATCACACGCGCGTCCGGCCCTCGTCGTGCACGTTGCTGTCGCGCGACATCGTCGATCGTTCCGCTCCGGTCCCGAACGGCGCGACAGTCGTATCACGCACGGATCCTGTGCGACGACAATGCCACGGGGCGCGCGCGTGAGCCGTTGGTCGGTCGGTGACTCATTGCGCAGTTTGCGTCGGGCGAGCGCGCTGATCGTCCCGATTCCCGCCGCGGAGCCCGTCGTCGCCGTCCATCGCGACCGCCACGACCGCAGCGCGCGGCTCGGGATGCCGGCGCACGTGACGTTGCTCTACCCGTTCCTTCCCGCGGGTCGGATCGACCACTCCGTCGTCGCGTCGCTCCACGACGTGTTCGCGCGGCGCGCACCCTTCCGCTTCGAGCTGACGCGCGTGGAGTCGTTCCCCGGTGTGCTCTTCCTCGCGCCCGAACCCGCGGAACCGTTCGCCGACATCACACGCGCGCTCGTCGACGCGTGGCCGCGGTGCCCGCCCTACGACGGCATCCACACCGACGTCGTCCCGCATCTCACCGTCGCGCAGGACACCTGGCCCGACCGTCTCGCGATGCACCTCGCCCGCCGTCTCCCGGTCGCGACCGAGGCCGGCGAGGCGTGGCTGATGACCCCCGGCGTGACCGGCCACTGGTCGCTGCGCGCGCGCTTCACGTTCGGCATGCGGACGGGCGCCGGCGACGACGCCCGGGATCGCACGGCGAGCCTTCGCGACGCAGGGAGCCGGCCCCGGAGCCAGTGACGGCCGGGAAGCGCCCGAACGGGGTTCGGGTACCCTGACCCGGTGACCGAGACCCAGACCCCTCCGACCGGCGCGCCCGCGCCGCGGCCGCCGAAGCAGGAGCAGGAGCCGGCGTCGGAGGAGGTCACCGAGGTCGCACCCGGTGTCATCCGGATGCAGCTCCCGATCTGGATGCCGGGGCTCGGGCACGTGAACATGTACGGCCTGCTCGACGACCGTGGCCTCGCCGTCGTCGACCCCGGCCTCCCGGGCCCGCAGTCCTGGAAGGCGCTCAAGCAGCGGTTGCGGACCGCGGGGTTCCGGGTCAAGGACGTCCACACCGTCCTCGTGACGCACTCGCACCCGGACCACTTCGGCGGGGCCGGACGTCTCGCGCGCGAGGCGGGCGCGGAGCTGGTCGCGCACGCCGCGTTCACGACGTGGTCGCTGGAACGGAAGCTCGCGCGACGCCCGTCGAGCGAGCACGAGGCGATCGAGGCCGAGCGCGACGCCGCCAAGGCGGCGCAGCTCCTCGACATCGGACCCGACTCCGAGATCTTCGACGACCCGCTGCGCGACGACCCGTCCACGCAGCGGACCGCGCAGTCGTCCGGCTGGGGCGGCGAGACGCCGTGGGGCGGGACGAGGATGCCGATGCCGCCCTGGCACCGGCGGATGATGATCCGCGCGCTCGGGCTGCTGTTCTCCGCGCCCGACCCCACCCGGCGTGTCCGCCACGACGACACGATCCGCCTCGCCGGCCGTGACTGGACCGCGATCCACACGCCCGGGCACACGCTCGACCACCTCTGCCTCTACGACCCGGAGCACGGGATCCTGCTGTCCGGGGACCACGTCCTCCCGTCGATCACGCCGCACGTCTCGGGCGTCGGCAACGGCGCGGACTCGTTGCGGTCGTACCTCGCGACCCTCGACCTGGTCGCCGGGCTCGACGGCGTCGGGCTCGGCCTCCCCGCGCACGGTCATCCCTTCGACGACGTGCCGGGTCGCGTCGAGGCGATCAAGGAGCACCACGAGGAGCGGATGGAGCAGCTGCGCGACGTGTCGCTCGCGCTCGGTCCCGCGACGGTGCGCGACCTCTGCCACGAGGTGTTCCCGCAGCGCCACTGGGGCGTGATGGCCGAGAGCGAGACGTTCGCCCATCTCGAGCACCTCGTCCTCGCGGGGCAGGCCGAGCGCTGGCGCGACGCCCGCAACCGCCTCGTCTATCGAGTCGCCCCGGCGTCGTAAGCCCCCACCATGTGGGTGGCTATGGTGCGCGCCATGGCGACCGACGGCGACACGCTCACCGGTGAGGTCACCGACCTCCTGCAGCACCTCATCCGGAACGCGTGCGTCAACGACGGCACGGTGGAGTCCGGCCGCGAGGTCCGGAGCGTCGACCTGCTCGCGCAGTACCTCGGCCGGGGCGGGTTCGACACCGAGCTGTTCGAGCCGCGGCCCGGGCGCACGAGCCTCGTGAGCCGCATCGAGGGCAGCGACCCGGACGCACCGTCGTTGCTGCTGATGGGGCACACCGACGTCGTGCCGGTCAACGCCGACGGCTGGCACCGGGACCCGTTCGGCGGCGAGCTGGTCGACGGCGAGGTGTGGGGACGGGGCGCGGTCGACATGCTCAACCTCACCGCGTCGATGGCCGTCGCGTTCCGCCATCTGGCGGCCGAGGGGTTCAAGCCGCGGGGGACGCTCGTGTACCTCGCGGTCGCCGACGAGGAGGCGCTCGGCACGTGGGGCGCGAAGTGGCTCGTCGAGAACGAGCCCGACGCCGTCGTCACCGACTACGTGCTCACCGAGTTCGGCGGGTTCCAGACGCCGTCACCCGCCGGCACCGGCCTCCCCGTCATGGTCGAGGAGAAGGGCACCTACTGGTCGAAGCTGCGGGTGCGCGGCACGCCGGGTCACGGCTCGCAGCCGCACGGCGCGGACAACGCGCTCGTCACCGCCGCCGAGGTCGTGCGCCGGCTCGCGGAGTACGAGCCGCGGACCCGGATTCACGAGACGTGGCGTCGCTTCGTCGAGGGGATGTCGTTCCCACCCGAGCTCGCGGATCCGCTGCTCGACCCCGACCGTCTGCCGGAGGTCCTGGAGGCGCTTCCTCCCGGTGCCGCGCGCCTGTTCCACGCGTGCACCCACACGACCA
This window contains:
- a CDS encoding 2'-5' RNA ligase family protein, encoding MRSLRRASALIVPIPAAEPVVAVHRDRHDRSARLGMPAHVTLLYPFLPAGRIDHSVVASLHDVFARRAPFRFELTRVESFPGVLFLAPEPAEPFADITRALVDAWPRCPPYDGIHTDVVPHLTVAQDTWPDRLAMHLARRLPVATEAGEAWLMTPGVTGHWSLRARFTFGMRTGAGDDARDRTASLRDAGSRPRSQ
- a CDS encoding glycosyl transferase: GPFDTSLGAGTASAGGEDLDLYIGLLRGGRRLTYEPAAIVWHRHHADTRLLARQLFHYGTGLSAALTKQLVAVPERRDVLRRVPRGLAYLVRTDSPKNRGKGGDYPTALTLLELAGLAAGPPAYLWARARRVLA
- a CDS encoding M20/M25/M40 family metallo-hydrolase → MATDGDTLTGEVTDLLQHLIRNACVNDGTVESGREVRSVDLLAQYLGRGGFDTELFEPRPGRTSLVSRIEGSDPDAPSLLLMGHTDVVPVNADGWHRDPFGGELVDGEVWGRGAVDMLNLTASMAVAFRHLAAEGFKPRGTLVYLAVADEEALGTWGAKWLVENEPDAVVTDYVLTEFGGFQTPSPAGTGLPVMVEEKGTYWSKLRVRGTPGHGSQPHGADNALVTAAEVVRRLAEYEPRTRIHETWRRFVEGMSFPPELADPLLDPDRLPEVLEALPPGAARLFHACTHTTIAPTVVHGGTKTNVIPDLVELEVDVRTLPGQSGDEVRALLVDALGDLADRVEIESNDDPSTSSPTDTPLWDVLGRVTSRLVDGSRLFPSLMVGGTDNRFFRRAGSVGYGFGLFSDRVGFEDFATRFHGNDERVDVDSLRLSTDLWLATARELLG
- a CDS encoding MBL fold metallo-hydrolase gives rise to the protein MTETQTPPTGAPAPRPPKQEQEPASEEVTEVAPGVIRMQLPIWMPGLGHVNMYGLLDDRGLAVVDPGLPGPQSWKALKQRLRTAGFRVKDVHTVLVTHSHPDHFGGAGRLAREAGAELVAHAAFTTWSLERKLARRPSSEHEAIEAERDAAKAAQLLDIGPDSEIFDDPLRDDPSTQRTAQSSGWGGETPWGGTRMPMPPWHRRMMIRALGLLFSAPDPTRRVRHDDTIRLAGRDWTAIHTPGHTLDHLCLYDPEHGILLSGDHVLPSITPHVSGVGNGADSLRSYLATLDLVAGLDGVGLGLPAHGHPFDDVPGRVEAIKEHHEERMEQLRDVSLALGPATVRDLCHEVFPQRHWGVMAESETFAHLEHLVLAGQAERWRDARNRLVYRVAPAS